The following proteins are co-located in the Imtechella halotolerans genome:
- a CDS encoding FadR/GntR family transcriptional regulator: MKAKLEKIEPIDNLSLVDKVEARILAFFKENGLRPGDAIPKELEFAESLGVSRTVVREALLRLRTLGLVESKKHRGMILTQPDVVGSFERVLDPTILDESTLKNLFELRLILEMGMADFLFERKTQKDMDELEEIVTFEEDNVNNESFFSLDKEIAFHGKLYQMSNNETLQKFHKLLLPVFEFVHRETSEEWRQFKYSSGKFVTHRMLMDNIKVGTPETFRNAMRNHLEPHFVRTFKKA; the protein is encoded by the coding sequence ATGAAAGCCAAATTAGAAAAAATAGAACCTATAGATAACCTATCATTGGTTGATAAAGTAGAAGCGCGTATACTCGCTTTTTTCAAAGAAAATGGACTCCGTCCTGGTGATGCAATTCCAAAGGAATTAGAATTTGCAGAATCACTTGGAGTAAGCAGAACTGTTGTAAGGGAAGCTTTACTTCGCTTGCGAACTTTAGGATTAGTTGAATCTAAGAAGCATAGAGGTATGATTCTTACTCAGCCTGATGTTGTTGGTAGTTTTGAACGAGTGCTCGATCCTACTATATTGGATGAATCAACTTTGAAAAATCTATTTGAACTGCGTCTAATTCTTGAGATGGGAATGGCTGATTTTCTATTTGAAAGGAAAACTCAAAAGGACATGGACGAGTTAGAAGAAATAGTCACTTTTGAAGAAGATAATGTAAATAATGAGTCATTTTTTTCTCTAGATAAGGAAATTGCCTTTCATGGAAAGCTTTATCAAATGTCAAACAATGAAACCTTGCAAAAATTTCACAAATTATTGTTGCCGGTTTTTGAATTTGTACATCGTGAAACTTCTGAAGAATGGCGACAATTTAAGTACTCATCAGGTAAGTTTGTTACCCATCGTATGCTTATGGATAATATAAAAGTTGGAACGCCAGAAACATTTAGAAACGCTATGCGTAATCATTTGGAGCCTCATTTTGTGCGTACTTTTAAGAAGGCTTAA